The window CGCGACCGAGATCCGCAAGCTCGCCGACGGCAGCGTGCAGGCGACGAAAGAGATCGCCGGCCACATTCACAACACGCAGTCGGTCGTCGGCCAAGTCACCGACGCGATGCAGCGCTTGAACGAGCGGCTCGAAGCCTCGGTCGTCTCGACCGACAGCGCGTCGGGCGCGCTGCGTGAGATCGTCACCGCAGTCATGGACGCGAACCGGCAGATCGGCCAGATCAGCTCGGTCACCCGCTCGATGTCGGAGAACACGTTCCGCGTGATCCGCTCGATCGAGGAGATCACCACCTCGGTCGGCGCGAACCTCGCGGCGACCAAACAGATGGCCTCGCACTCGGACGAGGTCTCGCGGGCCTTCGACGCGATCACCGCGATCAGCTCGCAGAACGCCTCGTCGGTCGAGGTGCTCACCTACGTCAACGCCGAGGTCACCTCGGCGGCGCAGCGCATCGTCGAATCGGTCGGCGAGATGAGCCGGCGCGCCGCGGCGATCGACGCGCAGCTCGGACGCTACACCATCACGGACTCGGAACTCAAGGCGGAGGGAATCCCGGTATGAAGCTCGGTCTTCGAAGCAAACTCGTCGGCACGCTCGTCGGCGCGATCGTGATCTCGTCGGCGATCAGCGCGGTCGCGGCGCGCAACACGATGGCGACCGACCTCAACAAGCTCGCAGAGCAGCAAGTGCAGAGCGGCTCGACCGGCTTCGCCGGATACTGGGACGGCAAGCGCGATCTCGTCAAGCTGATGGTCGGACAAGCCGCCATCAACGACGTGATCCGGCGCGGCACCGCGACGCACGCGAAGAACCTCGAAGGAACGCTGACCGGGATCGCGCACCAAGGCGGCCTCTCGTTCCTCACCATCGTCGATGCCAAAGGGATCGTGGTCGCGCGCTCGACCGGCGGGCGCGCGGGCGTTCCGCTCGCCTCGCCGTTCGTGAAGCGCGCGCTCGCCGGCGAGACGGTGAGCACGGCGGCGACGCTCCCGCACGACGAGCTCGTCCCCGAATTGTTGGAGCCGCAGATCGAGTCGACCACCGCCGGCCGCGAAGGACTGGTCGAAGGGCTCGGCATCATCTCCGCGGTCCCGATCTCGGACGCCAACGAGCGCACGATCGGCGCCGTCTACGGCGGGATCGTCGTCGACCACTACTACGACATCGTCGACTCCGCGGCGCACGCGCTCGGCGGCAAGGCGGCGGTGATCTTCGAGAACGAGCTGATCTCCAGCTCGATCACGCGGCCCGACGGGACGCGGCTCGTCGACGACGCGGCCTCGGCGAAGGTCAAGGACGTCAGCTCGGCGTTCTACGGCGTCGACAACGAAGGCGGCGTCGACTACCTGGTGCGCGTCGAGCCGATCTACAACGATCAGCTCAAGGTCGTCGCGCTGCGCTGGTTCGGCGTCCCGCTCGCCACGTTCACCGGGGTGCAGGCGCACACCATGATATCGTTGCTGCTGTGGGGTCTGGTCGGGATCGTCATCGGCCTCGGGATCGCGGTCCCGGTCGTCGAGCGGATCGGCCGCCAGCTCGCGGCGCGCAGCCGCCAGGTGCGCGAGTCGGCGCAAGAGCTCTCGGTCGTCATCGTCGGCAGCGAGGTCTCAGGCGATCACGTCGCGCAGACGCGCGCGGCGGTGGAGCGCCAGGGCGAGCTGCTGATGCAGGCCGCCACGAGCGCCCCGTCCGCGAAGCTCGATGCGAACGTGCTGACCGCGACCGGCGTCTCCGAGAAGATTCTCGCCGCCTCGGCGCTCAACGCGGAGATCCTCGGCGACGTCGTCGTCATCGACACGCTGGCGACCGAGATGGCCTCGCGCACTCAGCAGGCCGTCGCGCGCGTCGGCGAGCTGAACGAAGTCGCCGCCGGCCTCGACGAGCTGGTGAGCGGATCGAAATGAGACGCGATGGCTGACGTCATCCTGTTCTTTTCGTCGAACGCCGACACGATGATCGCCACCAAGGCGCTCAAGGACGGTGGCGTCTCGGCGAAGATGATCCCCAAGCCGTCGCACGTCAATGCGACGGCCAACCTCGCGCTGAGCGTCGACGGCACCGCCGAGTCGGCAGCGATCGCCGTCCTCGGCAAAGCGAACGTCGCGCTCGGCGGCGTCGTGAAGTAACCCTCGTCAGCTAGTCTCGGTCAGCACGCGCGCGTCGGCCAGGTGGACGGCGCGCTCGCGGCCGCCGGACGCGATCACCAGCCCGCCTTCGTGGTCGAGCCGGAGCGCGGGTCCTTCGAGGATCGAGCCGTCGGCGTCGAGCCGCAGGCGGTACGGTTGCCCGCGCAGCGCGGCGCGCTCTTCCCACGCGCGGCCGACGTCGGCCGGCCGAGCGAGAACGTCGAGCAGCCCGTCCATCGCGCCGAGGATCCCGGCCAGCACCACCTCGCGCTCGACCCGCGGCGCGCGGTCGGAGAGATACGCCGGCGGCGGCTCGATCGCAGCCGCGGCTGCCGCTTCCGGCCGGCGCACGTTGAGGCCGACCCCGCAAGCCGCGAATGCCTCGGTCCCCAGCACGCGCGAGAGGCAGAGGATGCCGCCCGCCTTGCGCGCGCCAAGGTCGAGGTCGTTCGGCCAGCGGAGGTCGAGCCGGACCCCGCACGCGGCCTCCACGCCGTCGGCGACGGCCAGCGCGGTCCAGAACGGCACGGCCCACAGCGCCGCGCTCGCGACCGGCTCGGGGAGGATGGTGGTGAAGAGCAGCGCGCTGCCGGGCGGCGCGATCCAGCTCCGGCCGGCCTTCCGCCCGCGGCCGGCCGTTTGAAACTCGGCGACCAGCGTCGCACCCGCCGCGCGCGGATCGCCGAGCAGCGCGGCCGCGTCGTCGTTGGTGCTCGCCGTCTCGCGCACCGCGCGCACGCCGCCGAAGCGCGTTCCGGCGAGCGCCTCGCGCACGCGCGCCGCGTTCAGCGTCGCGAGAGGTGCGTCATCGTCCGGCACGTATCACAGGTCCGCTATGGCAGTCGAACGGACCTTGATCCTCGCCAAAGCCGACGCGGTCGTCCGCGGCTTGGTCGGTGAGGTTCTCGCGCGCTTCGAGCGGCGCGGTTACGTCATCCTCGGGCTGAAGATGCTGCGCGTGAGCGACGCGCAGGCGAAAGAGCACTACGCCGAGCACGAAGGCAAACCGTTCTTCCAAGGACTCGTCGACTACATCACCGCGACGCCGATCGTCGCGTTCGTGATCGAGGGCGAGGACGCGATCGAAGGCTGCCGCAGCACGATCGGCGCCACCAACCCGATCAAGGCGAATCCCGGGACGATTCGCGGCGACTACGGTCAGACGATCGGGCGGAACCTCGTGCACGGTTCCGACTCCGCCGCGTCGGCGCAGCGCGAGGTGAAGATATTCTTCTGCGACGACGAGCTGTTCCCGCGCGCGCACGTGCTCGGCGAGTGGATCGCGGCCAAGTGATTCGCGCGGAGCTTCGCTGACGTGTCGATCGAGTCGTTGCGCGGCGGCGGGCGCCCGCTGATCGAGAGCGTGCGCGCGCGCGAGGTGTTGGATTCGCGCGGCAATCCGACCGTCGCGGTCGCCGTCGCGACCTCGTTCGGCGCGGTCGAGGAAGCGCTGGTGCCGTCGGGCGCCTCGACCGGCGCGCACGAAGCGGTCGAGAAGCGCGACGGCGACCCGAAGCGCTACGGCGGCAAAGGCGTGCTCAAAGCGGTCGCCGCGGTGAACGAGATCGTCGGTCCGGCGATCGAAGGGATGGACTGCACCGCGCAGCGCGAGATCGACCGCGCGATCATCGAGCTGGACGGAACGCCGAACAAGGCGAATCTCGGCGCGAACGCGCTGCTCGGCGTCTCGCTCGCCGTCGCGCGCGCCGCCGCGGTCTCGCTCGGCGTGCCGCTCTACCGCTATCTCGGCGGCCCGTCGGCGGCGATGCTGCCCGTTCCGATGATGAACGTGATCAACGGCGGCAAGCACGCCGAAGGCGCGCTGCAGTTTCAAGAGTGCATGATCGTTCCGCTCGGCTTGAAGTCGGTCGCCGACGCGGTGCGCTGCGGCTCGGAGATCTTTCACGCGCTGGGGAAGATGCTGCACGAGGCGGGCCACCAGACGCTGGTCGGCGACGAAGGCGGCTACGCGCCGAAGCTCGACACGATCGACGAAGCGCTGCAGCTGCTCGTGCGCGCCGTCGAAAAAGCCGGCTACAAGCCCGGCAGCGAGGTGGCGATCGCGCTCGATCCGGCCGCGACCGAGTTCTTTCGCGACGGGAAGTACTGGCCGCACCTGCCCGACGATCACCCGCTCGACGCCCCGCAGATGG of the Candidatus Eremiobacterota bacterium genome contains:
- a CDS encoding cache domain-containing protein — encoded protein: MKLGLRSKLVGTLVGAIVISSAISAVAARNTMATDLNKLAEQQVQSGSTGFAGYWDGKRDLVKLMVGQAAINDVIRRGTATHAKNLEGTLTGIAHQGGLSFLTIVDAKGIVVARSTGGRAGVPLASPFVKRALAGETVSTAATLPHDELVPELLEPQIESTTAGREGLVEGLGIISAVPISDANERTIGAVYGGIVVDHYYDIVDSAAHALGGKAAVIFENELISSSITRPDGTRLVDDAASAKVKDVSSAFYGVDNEGGVDYLVRVEPIYNDQLKVVALRWFGVPLATFTGVQAHTMISLLLWGLVGIVIGLGIAVPVVERIGRQLAARSRQVRESAQELSVVIVGSEVSGDHVAQTRAAVERQGELLMQAATSAPSAKLDANVLTATGVSEKILAASALNAEILGDVVVIDTLATEMASRTQQAVARVGELNEVAAGLDELVSGSK
- a CDS encoding DUF3343 domain-containing protein, with translation MADVILFFSSNADTMIATKALKDGGVSAKMIPKPSHVNATANLALSVDGTAESAAIAVLGKANVALGGVVK
- a CDS encoding biotin--[acetyl-CoA-carboxylase] ligase — its product is MPDDDAPLATLNAARVREALAGTRFGGVRAVRETASTNDDAAALLGDPRAAGATLVAEFQTAGRGRKAGRSWIAPPGSALLFTTILPEPVASAALWAVPFWTALAVADGVEAACGVRLDLRWPNDLDLGARKAGGILCLSRVLGTEAFAACGVGLNVRRPEAAAAAAIEPPPAYLSDRAPRVEREVVLAGILGAMDGLLDVLARPADVGRAWEERAALRGQPYRLRLDADGSILEGPALRLDHEGGLVIASGGRERAVHLADARVLTETS
- the ndk gene encoding nucleoside-diphosphate kinase, which gives rise to MAVERTLILAKADAVVRGLVGEVLARFERRGYVILGLKMLRVSDAQAKEHYAEHEGKPFFQGLVDYITATPIVAFVIEGEDAIEGCRSTIGATNPIKANPGTIRGDYGQTIGRNLVHGSDSAASAQREVKIFFCDDELFPRAHVLGEWIAAK
- the eno gene encoding phosphopyruvate hydratase, whose protein sequence is MIESVRAREVLDSRGNPTVAVAVATSFGAVEEALVPSGASTGAHEAVEKRDGDPKRYGGKGVLKAVAAVNEIVGPAIEGMDCTAQREIDRAIIELDGTPNKANLGANALLGVSLAVARAAAVSLGVPLYRYLGGPSAAMLPVPMMNVINGGKHAEGALQFQECMIVPLGLKSVADAVRCGSEIFHALGKMLHEAGHQTLVGDEGGYAPKLDTIDEALQLLVRAVEKAGYKPGSEVAIALDPAATEFFRDGKYWPHLPDDHPLDAPQMVGLYEGLCNTYPIVSIEDGLAEDDWDGWQLLTQRLGARVQLVGDDLFVTNVERLERGIREGCANAILIKVNQIGTLTETLDAIETAHQAGYRTVISHRSGETEDTTIADLAVATGAGQIKTGSLARSERTAKYNRLMAIAGELGGNVARYPGPAAFRALIQP